The Eremothecium cymbalariae DBVPG#7215 chromosome 8, complete sequence genome has a window encoding:
- the CCT8 gene encoding chaperonin-containing T-complex subunit CCT8 (similar to Ashbya gossypii ACR045W): MSLKLPQNPNAGLFKQGYNSYSNADGQIQKSIAAIREIHQMCLTSMGPCGRNKIIVNHIGKYIITNDAATMLRELEIVHPAVKVLVMASEQQKIDVGDGTNFVMVLAGELLNVSEKLIALGLSPVEIIQGYNVAKNFTLEELDKMVVNEVIDKHDKNELVKAIKPVISSKQHGFEDLLGDLVAEAVSYVLPSKSDFFNVDSIRVVKIMGNSLSNSFVVKGMVFNHEPVGHLRSLPQGAGKHKVAVFTCPVDIANTETKGTVLLHNAQEMLDFTKGEEKQLDAMITEIADTGVKCVIAGSGVGELALHYLDRYGILVLKVSSKFELRRICRVCGATPMPRLGAPTPEEIGIVETVKTMEIGGNRVTVFKQEQEETSRTATIILRGATQNNLDNIERAIDGGVAAIKGLMKFEGGKLLPGAGATEIDLVSRITKYGERTPGLLQLAIKQFAAAFEVVPRTLAETAGLNANEVLPNLYAAHAIDEGDTAGPSREKLYQGIDIEGVSSEGVIDIRKEGVYDLLAAKKFAINVATEAATTVLSVDQIIMAKRAGGPAPPKGPKPGNWDQDD; the protein is encoded by the coding sequence ATGTCTTTGAAATTACCTCAGAATCCGAATGCTGGGTTGTTCAAACAGGGGTATAATAGTTATTCCAATGCAGATGGgcaaatccaaaaatcTATTGCTGCGATTCGTGAGATCCATCAGATGTGTTTGACTTCTATGGGGCCATGTGgtagaaataaaataatagtGAACCACATAGGGAagtatattattaccaaTGATGCTGCCACGATGCTTAGGGAGTTGGAAATTGTGCATCCGGCCGTTAAAGTTTTAGTGATGGCTTCTGAACAGCAGAAGATAGATGTTGGTGATGGGACTAATTTTGTGATGGTACTTGCTGGTGAGCTTTTGAATGTTAGTGAGAAGTTAATTGCTTTAGGCCTGTCGCCAGTGGAGATTATTCAGGGTTATAATGTGGCCAAGAACTTTACCTTGGAGGAATTGGATAAGATGGTTGTTAACGAGGTCATCGACAAGCACGACAAGAATGAATTGGTCAAGGCGATTAAGCCTGTTATATCTTCCAAACAGCATGGGTTTGAGGATCTGTTAGGTGATCTGGTTGCAGAGGCTGTATCATATGTTTTGCCTTCCAAGTCTGATTTTTTCAATGTTGACTCCATTAGGGTTGTGAAGATCATGGGTAATTCTCTATCTAACTCTTTTGTTGTCAAGGGTATGGTATTCAACCATGAGCCAGTTGGTCATTTGAGGTCACTTCCTCAAGGTGCTGGGAAACACAAGGTTGCCGTATTTACCTGTCCTGTCGACATTGCCAATACGGAAACTAAGGGTACAGTTCTATTACACAATGCACAGGAAATGCTAGACTTTACTAAAGGCGAAGAAAAACAGTTGGATGCGATGATCACGGAGATTGCAGATACCGGGGTTAAATGTGTTATTGCAGGTAGCGGCGTTGGCGAGTTAGCTTTACACTACTTGGATAGATATGGCATTCTGGTTCTTAAGGTTTCATCTAAATTTGAATTAAGAAGAATTTGTCGTGTCTGTGGAGCCACACCCATGCCAAGACTTGGTGCTCCAACTCCAGAAGAAATCGGTATTGTAGAAACGGTTAAAACAATGGAGATTGGTGGTAACAGAGTCACTGTCTTtaaacaagaacaagaggAAACCTCAAGAACCGCTACCATCATTTTAAGAGGAGCTACCCAAAATAACCTAGACAATATCGAAAGAGCTATTGATGGTGGTGTCGCTGCTATTAAGGGTTTGATGAAGTTTGAAGGTGGTAAATTGTTGCCCGGTGCTGGTGCCACGGAGATTGACCTAGTGTCGAGAATTACCAAATATGGTGAACGTACGCCAGGCCTACTCCAGCTGGCAATCAAACAATTTGCAGCTGCTTTCGAGGTCGTGCCTAGAACTTTGGCGGAGACTGCTGGTTTGAACGCAAACGAAGTACTACCAAACCTATATGCTGCCCATGCTATTGACGAAGGCGACACTGCTGGGCCATCAAGAGAGAAGCTATATCAAGGTATTGACATCGAAGGTGTCTCAAGCGAAGGCGTTATAGATATAAGAAAAGAAGGTGTCTACGATCTTCTAGCGGCTAAGAAATTTGCCATCAACGTCGCTACTGAAGCAGCAACTACAGTACTTTCTGTCGACCAAATCATTATGGCTAAGAGAGCTGGTGGTCCAGCACCGCCAAAGGGTCCAAAGCCAGGTAACTGGGATCAGGACGATTAG
- the VPS53 gene encoding Vps53p (similar to Ashbya gossypii ACR044C), translating to MNYDRYDYDPTEDIVNILSGTDSLDQLGELIAVTNKYKLQLEAEIREEVDGEIPGSDHENIEDLVDLTKDIQEVQLLSRTTECTISNLTKDISYLDNAKRNLTQSMTWFQNLKALGDMYAQCVKHIETNNFKEMGTPYYMMVSLSISFQEYRSVDEINKLLSQVAKLEEETVSRIKLLYRKLFENKGALEVDESEFRDGACTLLEVNGTAKFDVIDWCLDRILYEIREIFHVDDEAGSLENISRRYLFFKKLLNNFQVNFATYFSPDWDMPLRLVSTFIIFTKHDVEILLSREMKKEPSLELFVEALQSTIDFEKYINVKFSNKLNSISTEKISSCFGPFLSLWITHHDRVMNSKLLTYMSEQKLPNTSDSHVVPSSADLFRTYRSILTQTLELIDGDGRMTVLADLAKFFSKWLIEYSNKILQPLLLPENAKIEDKREVILYTILMINTADYCSITSGQLEEKLQEYAKSSDAISKNFEKSKANFGTLISRGIQFLIVHIVSPELRFAWREFSNYDWRHSMVEDYSRYIVTLKHILSAEENQERTLLQYMLSQFNRDVYVWNLSDKIVDQVTVEYLRCIVDLLKSQEPFGDINTKRHLSAKQVVHIAEQLLLDVQLLKEALKKLPDSLPNVSSGQNNRVFRHVDANIQQLTDFINVLAIQADSPAVYQECYDSIIKTRNHVVWALILMLKGTPWDLAMWKSYWIEFKKEEPQATEKDRDTGFFIFGRDEGIIRSFVLGLLRIPDPTWKTFISDQLRIVISRPASRTPTPPPTTNSAPAINKTINENFKSLVSSSRFFHRGG from the coding sequence ATGAACTATGATAGATATGATTATGATCCCACAGAGgatattgttaatattctttctgGAACAGATTCTCTTGACCAGCTTGGGGAGCTAATAGCTGTGACgaataaatataaattgCAGTTAGAGGCAGAAATACGTGAGGAGGTTGATGGGGAGATACCTGGAAGTGATCATGAGaatattgaagatcttGTAGATCTAACAAAAGATATACAAGAGGTACAATTGTTGTCCAGGACTACTGAGTGTACTATTTCTAATTTGACTAAAGATATTTCATACTTGGATAATGCCAAGAGGAATTTAACGCAGTCTATGACATGGtttcagaatttgaagGCTCTCGGTGATATGTACGCTCAGTGTGTGAAACATATTGAGACgaataattttaaagagATGGGTACGCCATATTATATGATGGTATCCCTTAGTATTTCGTTTCAAGAATATCGGTCGGTTGATGAGATTAACAAGCTGTTAAGTCAGGTGGCTAAGTTAGAGGAGGAAACGGTGAGCCGGATTAAGCTTTTATATCGGAAGTTGTTTGAGAACAAGGGAGCGTTGGAGGTAGATGAGTCAGAGTTTAGAGATGGAGCTTGTACACTTTTGGAGGTGAATGGAACGGCAAAGTTTGATGTTATTGATTGGTGTTTGGATAGAATCCTGTATGAAATAAGGGAGATATTCCAcgttgatgatgaagcagGTTCGCTGGAGAATATATCTCGTAGGTAtttgtttttcaaaaaactaTTGAACAATTTCCAGGTTAATTTTGCGACATACTTCTCTCCTGACTGGGATATGCCCTTGAGGCTTGTTTCAAcgtttattatttttacGAAGCACGATGTTGAGATTTTGCTTTCAAGGgaaatgaagaaggaaCCATCTTTGGAGttatttgttgaagcatTGCAAAGCActattgattttgaaaaatacataAACGTtaagttttcaaataaactGAACAGCATATCGACGGAGAAGATTTCTTCATGCTTTGGGCCGTTTTTATCCCTATGGATTACACATCATGATCGTGTgatgaattcaaaattGTTGACATATATGAGTGAACAGAAGCTTCCCAACACGTCGGATTCCCATGTAGTGCCTTCTAGTGCAGATTTATTTCGCACCTATCGTTCGATCCTAACCCAGACTTTAGAATTAATTGATGGGGATGGTAGGATGACCGTGCTCGCTGATTTAGCAAAATTCTTTTCTAAATGGCTTATTGAATACTCTAACAAGATTTTACAACCTTTGTTACTTCCTGAGAATGcaaaaattgaagataaacGGGAAGTTATATTATACACCATATTAATGATCAACACTGCAGATTACTGTTCTATAACCTCGGGACAGTTGGAAGAAAAATTGCAAGAATATGCAAAATCTTCGGACGCTATCTCTAAGAACTTTGAGAAATCTAAGGCTAACTTTGGAACGCTCATATCACGAGGTATACAATTTCTCATTGTGCATATCGTGTCTCCTGAATTGAGGTTCGCTTGGAGAGAGTTTTCAAATTATGATTGGCGTCATTCTATGGTAGAAGATTACAGTAGATATATCGTCACTTTGAAGCACATATTGTCAGCTGAAGAGAACCAGGAGAGGACATTGTTACAATATATGCTTTCTCAATTCAACAGGGATGTATATGTGTGGAATTTGTCAGACAAAATTGTTGACCAAGTGACAGTTGAATATTTACGTTGCATTGTGGATTTATTAAAATCTCAGGAACCGTTTGGCGATATTAATACCAAGAGACACCTTTCAGCCAAACAAGTCGTTCATATTGCCGAACAATTGTTATTAGATGTACAACTACTCAAGGaagctttgaagaaacttcCAGATTCACTGCCGAATGTGAGTTCGGGACAAAATAATAGGGTATTTAGACATGTTGATGctaatattcaacaattaACAGATTTTATAAACGTGTTGGCCATCCAAGCTGATTCTCCTGCAGTATATCAAGAGTGTTATGACAGCATCATTAAAACTAGAAATCATGTGGTTTGGGCCTTAATTCTAATGTTGAAAGGTACGCCGTGGGACTTGGCAATGTGGAAGTCATATTGGAtagaatttaaaaaagaggaaCCTCAGGCAACTGAAAAAGACAGAGACACTGGGTTTTTCATATTTGGTCGCGACGAGGGCATAATACGATCCTTTGTTTTAGGCCTGTTAAGAATTCCAGACCCTACTTGGAAAACATTCATATCGGATCAGTTGAGAATTGTTATTTCGAGACCAGCTAGTAGAACACCGACACCGcctccaacaacaaattctgCGCCTGCTATCAATAAGACtataaatgaaaatttCAAGAGCTTAGTCTCGAGCTCTAGGTTTTTCCATAGAGGTGGCTAA
- the MAD2 gene encoding spindle checkpoint protein MAD2 (similar to Ashbya gossypii ACR043W), producing the protein MSNPISLKGSTRAVTEFFEYSINTILYQRAVYPPEDFTTVKKYEMNLLKTHDDELKDYIRKILLQVHRWLLGGKCNKLVLVMVDKDEGDVVERWEFDVQHITDSGSEEQSEHNNDLEETQKQIRALMRQITASVTFLPELKNEGNYTFNVLAYTDANANVPMEWADSDGKEIADGEVVQFRNFNTGDHRVSAQVSYRFNR; encoded by the coding sequence ATGTCTAATCCTATCTCGTTAAAGGGATCTACAAGAGCAGTCACagaattctttgaataCAGCATTAACACTATCCTCTATCAGAGAGCTGTGTACCCTCCAGAGGATTTCACCACGGTTAAGAAATATGAAATGAACTTGCTAAAGACCCATGATGACGAATTGAAGGACTACATAAGGAAAATACTATTGCAGGTACATAGGTGGTTACTTGGTGGCAAATGTAATAAGCTGGTGCTTGTGATGGTGGACAAGGATGAAGGGGATGTGGTTGAAAGGTGGGAATTTGATGTACAGCACATCACGGATAGCGGTAGTGAGGAGCAATCGGAGCATAATAATGACTTGGAAGAAACACAAAAGCAGATTCGAGCATTGATGCGGCAAATAACCGCCAGTGTTACATTTTTAccagaattaaaaaatgagGGAAATTATACATTTAATGTGTTGGCATACACAGATGCAAATGCAAATGTACCAATGGAATGGGCTGATTCTGATGGGAAGGAGATCGCTGACGGAGAAGTTGTTCAGTTCAGAAATTTTAATACTGGTGATCACAGAGTGAGTGCACAAGTTAGTTATAGATTTAATCGCTGA
- the LTV1 gene encoding ribosome biogenesis protein LTV1 (similar to Ashbya gossypii ACR048C), whose protein sequence is MSRFNKKTAQKFVVVHRPHDDPNFYDNDASEHILVPVEMPNRGGNNALPKSSSSVRFVRKSNEFNEHIGEASLYGIKFDDTSYDYTKHLKPIGLDPENSIYISSKSKVDKVKVNKQNIEELFVEPEYQDGKRKEAEAVFFRGMAKPEYLEKMQDIPDELRGFQPDMNPALREVLEALEDDAYVVNSDVIVGDGRKLPKDGAVGDDDANNKKSGSVEAGQEEEDEDLFAELLGSGEVKDKERFQDDFDEWDIDNFEGYEEQCFQDEIAQFDNIENLRDLQAIDIGADVRRFKKVQSKQQNANEWDSDDNFSEAPDEAEEENDDILGDMPVINKTKISGSKKRKDRRKKGAMSDVSGYSMSSSAIARTEVMTILDDKYDQIISGYENYEEEQENNDENYVPFDMARERADFEELLDDFLDNYELEKGGRKLAKKDKEIDNLKIAADEVSKGKLSMRRKKERSKNGVDGVTNCLQSLRF, encoded by the coding sequence ATGTCGAGATTTAATAAGAAGACGGCGCAGAAGTTTGTCGTGGTCCACAGACCTCACGATGACCCAAACTTTTATGATAATGATGCATCTGAACACATCCTGGTGCCTGTTGAAATGCCCAATAGGGGGGGAAATAACGCTTTGCCAAAGTCATCATCGAGTGTCAGGTTTGTTAGGAAGTCTAATGAGTTTAATGAACATATTGGTGAAGCCTCTTTATATGGTATTAAATTTGATGATACAAGTTATGACTACACTAAGCATTTAAAGCCAATTGGCTTAGACCCGGAAAActcaatatatatatcgtCCAAGAGTAAAGTGGATAAGGTAAAGGTCAATAAgcaaaatattgaagaattattTGTGGAACCTGAATATCAAGATGGCAAAAGGAAGGAGGCAGAAGCTGTGTTCTTCAGAGGGATGGCCAAGCCAGAGTATCTGGAAAAGATGCAGGACATACCAGATGAGCTACGCGGCTTTCAACCAGATATGAACCCTGCTCTAAGAGAGGTTCTCGAAGCATTGGAAGATGATGCGTATGTTGTTAATAGCGACGTTATTGTGGGGGACGGTAGGAAGCTGCCAAAAGATGGTGCTGTTGGCGATGATGATGccaacaacaagaaaagTGGCAGCGTTGAAGCaggccaagaagaagaggacGAGGATTTGTTTGCAGAATTGCTGGGGAGTGGCGAAGTGAAAGATAAGGAGCGATTTCAGGACGATTTTGACGAATGGGATATCgataattttgaaggatatGAAGAGCAGTGTTTCCAGGATGAAATTGCACAATTTGACAACATCGAGAACCTCAGAGACTTACAAGCTATTGACATTGGTGCTGATGTTAGGCgattcaaaaaagttcaatcCAAACAACAGAATGCCAATGAATGGGACTCAGATGACAACTTCTCCGAAGCTCCTGACGAAGCAGAAGAGGAAAATGATGACATATTGGGAGACATGCCTGttataaataaaactaaAATATCAGGATCTAAAAAACGTAAAGATCGTCGGAAAAAGGGAGCTATGTCTGACGTTTCTGGATACTCCATGAGCTCCAGCGCCATTGCAAGAACAGAAGTCATGACCATCTTAGATGACAAATATGATCAGATAATTAGTGGCTATGAAAACTATGAAGAAGAGCAAGAGAATAACGACGAAAACTACGTTCCATTCGACATGGCTCGTGAGCGTGCAGACTTCGAAGAACTTCTAGATGACTTCTTAGACAATTATGAACTGGAGAAGGGTGGCAGGAAATTGGCAAAGAAAGATAAAGAGAttgataatttgaaaatagCTGCTGATGAAGTAAGTAAAGGAAAACTTTCGatgagaaggaaaaaagaacGCAGCAAAAATGGAGTCGATGGTGTCACCAATTGCCTACAGAGCTTACGGTTTTAA
- the MRP8 gene encoding Mrp8p (similar to Ashbya gossypii ACR047C) produces the protein MSDELATLKKQVEELQSLVKRQSLLISKTGQSVLEMQVSKQKKDIADFDDNYLPAGSNNNNAGTLDTTGFATNEDLVQLVGELQGQLDSMEERSVRRVTNSTKTESKDFLTPLPNADGEIPDPKNGLFPLTLGHFEKLEDIKLYKLAKFYELLAPSIKEQEKFEEFLEGKVGDFHISETPDDDIEKELKSLSKEELDDIFNDVARYLGIRVRRGTDIC, from the coding sequence ATGTCAGACGAATTAGCAACTTTAAAGAAGCAAGTGGAAGAATTACAGAGTCTAGTGAAAAGGCAAAGTTTGCTGATTTCAAAGACAGGCCAGTCTGTTCTGGAAATGCAAGTTAGTaagcagaagaaagatattgcagattttgatgataattACTTGCCTGCGGGTAGCAATAACAATAACGCTGGGACTCTAGATACAACGGGGTTTGCTACGAATGAGGACTTGGTTCAGTTGGTTGGGGAATTGCAGGGGCAGTTAGATTCGATGGAGGAAAGGTCTGTGAGGAGAGTTACAAACTCTACCAAAACTGAATCTAAGGACTTTTTGACACCTTTACCCAATGCTGATGGTGAAATTCCGGACCCTAAGAATGGGTTATTCCCCCTTACCCTAGGACACTTTGAGAAGTTGGAGGATATCAAGTTGTATAAGTTAGCTAAGTTTTATGAGTTGCTCGCACCTTCTATAAAAGAGCAGGAgaagtttgaagaatttttagAGGGCAAGGTTGGCGACTTTCATATCAGTGAAACACCAGATGACGATATTGAGAAGGAACTCAAGTCGCTAAGTAAGGAAGAGCTAGATGATATCTTCAATGATGTTGCTAGATATCTTGGTATTAGGGTCAGAAGAGGTACAGATATTTGCTAA
- the NOP9 gene encoding RNA-binding RNA processing protein NOP9 (similar to Ashbya gossypii ACR046W) → MAKQRGRNLLKKQQKDQFEPFKHGDEHDGDGEYPVSIKLSDVNDNSICQPNTFFGTLQTDELEYFKKAESTLKIDTFETADEKYQFVNSVIEESKGKELKLATSQICSKLMERIILESDEKQLKSIFRTFNGFFINVSCHKYASHVLETLLVRSAALVEKELLTPTFEDAIPEQEDGIYASMENLFLFMLNEFKPHFKMMVNHQYASHVLRLLILILSSKTLPSSTKTNSTLRSKKSKIARKMIDLKDNDDFNKVYRTPDSFKTELKDILSSLYKDFSGGVEQGSKNLSKISPSHITKMREYCVDKVASPVIQLILQVEGIFDRDRSFWSLIFSDSTEKDAKEEAFIEYLLSDSVGSHFLQNIVGFTKVKYAERLYRLYMQDRIVKLAKRDSTAAFVVQALLKNLHQNEVRRILNDLTPELDILLNSNVDFGIEIIDASIRQGNFKREEIVEKLKQKFYPEASETKNILESCLLLSSSTLGNTRDDWPTAEERRRALFLEKLIDYDDQFLGITIDSLLDLPEERCLMMCYHGVFSYVVQHVLQVKRVDIIKRKLLLNVLCKDVVNLSCNAYGSHLMDKLWEFTAKLALYKERIAEALTVEATKVKNNVYGRQVWKNWNLELYVRKRFDWKKKVREQDSELFPDSKPLQPKSTTSSTADYKKRGAPNGSDRYQEDKKFKKKNFGTQRR, encoded by the coding sequence atggCTAAACAAAGAGGAAGAAACTTACTTAAAAAGCAACAAAAAGACCAATTTGAACCTTTCAAGCATGGAGATGAGcatgatggtgatggtgaaTACCCGGTATCTATTAAACTTTCTGACGTAAATGATAATAGTATATGTCAACCAAATACTTTTTTCGGTACGTTGCAAACAGATGAGCttgaatatttcaagaaagcGGAAAGTACTTTGAAAATTGATACATTTGAAACAGCAGACGAAAAGTATCAATTTGTGAATAGTgttattgaagaaagcAAGGGGAAAGAACTAAAATTAGCAACTTCTcaaatttgttcaaagttGATGGAACGTATAATACTAGAGAGTGATGAAAAGCAGCTTAAATCCATTTTTCGGACGTTCAATGGGTTTTTTATAAATGTTTCCTGTCACAAGTACGCTTCTCATGTCTTGGAAACGCTACTGGTGCGAAGTGCTGCGTTAGTGGAAAAGGAATTACTGACTCCTACCTTTGAGGATGCTATACCTGAACAAGAGGATGGTATATATGCATCTATGGAGAacttgtttttgtttatgtTGAACGAGTTCAAACCTCATTTCAAAATGATGGTTAATCATCAATATGCATCCCATGTATTAAGATTATTGATTTTAATCCTGTCCTCCAAGACTTTACCAAGTAGTACCAAAACCAACTCTACTCTCAGGTCTAAAAAGTCGAAAATTGCACGGAAAATGATTGATTTGAAAGACAATGATGATTTCAATAAAGTGTACAGGACTCCAGATTCTTTCAAGACCGAATTAAAGgatattttatcatctctATATAAAGATTTTTCTGGTGGAGTTGAACAAGGTTCAAAGAACCTTTCTAAAATAAGTCCTAGCCATATTACTAAAATGAGAGAGTATTGTGTGGACAAGGTCGCTTCTCCAGTGATCCAGCTTATTCTCCAAGTCGAGGGTATCTTTGATAGGGATCGTTCCTTCTGGAGTCTAATATTCAGTGACTCCACAGAAAAAGACGCAAAGGAGGAAGCATTTATCGAATACTTGCTTTCTGATTCTGTTGGCTCACATTTTCTGCAGAATATCGTTGGATTTACAAAAGTCAAGTATGCAGAAAGACTGTATCGACTGTATATGCAGGACCGTATCGTGAAATTGGCAAAGAGAGACTCTACCGCCGCATTCGTGGTTCAAgcattgttgaagaatctGCATCAGAACGAAGTGAGAAGGATACTAAACGATTTAACACCTGAATTAGATATTTTGTTAAACTCTAATGTAGATTTTGGGATTGAGATCATAGACGCTTCTATTCGCCAAGGCAACTTTAAGCGGGAAGAGATTGTGGAGAAACTCAAGCAAAAATTCTATCCAGAGGCCtctgaaaccaaaaacatTTTAGAAAGCTGTCTTTTATTGAGTTCTTCTACCTTAGGAAATACCAGAGATGACTGGCCCACCgcagaagaaagaagaagagcattatttttggaaaagttaATAGATTATGATGATCAATTTTTGGGAATAACCATTGACTCACTATTAGACCTACCAGAAGAACGCTGTCTAATGATGTGCTATCATGGCGTATTTTCATACGTTGTACAGCATGTCTTACAAGTTAAGAGGGTGGATATAATAAAGAGAAAGCTTTTATTAAATGTGTTGTGCAAGGACGTTGTCAATTTATCCTGTAACGCATATGGCTCACACCTTATGGATAAATTGTGGGAATTCACCGCAAAGTTAGCATTGTACAAGGAACGTATTGCTGAAGCTCTGACAGTTGAGGCAACGAAGGTTAAGAATAACGTTTATGGAAGACAGGTATGGAAGAACTGGAATTTAGAACTGTATGTTAGAAAAAGGTTTGACTGGAAAAAGAAGGTTAGGGAGCAAGACTCTGAATTGTTCCCTGATTCTAAACCTTTGCAACCCAAATCGACCACCTCCTCTACCGCCGATTATAAAAAACGTGGTGCTCCAAATGGTTCTGATAGATACCAAGAGGAcaaaaagttcaagaagaagaactttggCACTCAAAGAAGATAG